A genomic stretch from Malus domestica chromosome 15, GDT2T_hap1 includes:
- the LOC103402036 gene encoding uncharacterized protein — MSGPSDCRLDLNLGEEAVPRSPDNIWRPSFISPTGPLTVGDSVMKNDMTAAVVARNLVTPKDNRLLSRRSDGLAVKESLALSVQCAGSVSNMAQRLFARTRQVESLAAEVMSLKQEIRGLKYENKQLHKLAHNYATNMKRKIDQMQESDGQILLDHQRFVGLFQQHLPSSSGALPTAEASNSQPPAPPLPGAPPSCEAPPDRP; from the coding sequence atgtctggcccctccgactgtcgtcttgacttgaaccttggtgaagaggcagtcccgcgttctccagacaacatatggcgcccatccttcatatcccctactggtcctcttaccgttggggattcggtgatgaagaatgatatgaccgctgcggtggtggcccggaaccttgtcactcccaaagataacagactactttccaggcggtctgatgggttggctgttaaggagtctctggctcttagtgtgcagtgtgcgggttctgtgtccaacatggcccaacgcctatttgctcgaacccgtcaagttgaatcgttggcggctgaagtgatgagtctcaaacaggagattagagggctcaagtatgagaataaacagttgcacaagctcgcacacaactatgccacaaacatgaagaggaaaattgaccagatgcaggaatctgatggtcagattttacttgatcatcagcggtttgtgggtttgttccagcagcatttgccttcgtcttctggggctctgccgactgctgaggcttcaaacagtcaacctccggcgcctcctcttcctggagctccgccgagttgtgaggcgccacctgatcgtccttga